Proteins from a single region of Xyrauchen texanus isolate HMW12.3.18 chromosome 7, RBS_HiC_50CHRs, whole genome shotgun sequence:
- the LOC127646272 gene encoding protein FAM186A-like, with amino-acid sequence MATEPEFHVMDPQPAPCHVTAMPQPAPCHVTATPQSAPCHVTATPQSAPCHVTATPQPAPCHVTAVPEPAPCHVTAVPEPAPCHVTAVPEPTPYHVTATPEPSPCHVTAMPESVPLHFMATSEQLDLEMVPALEPTLNSPEQARGTFNIPTRLDTPSPVLHLGLSVLRH; translated from the coding sequence atggccaccgagccagagtttcacgtAATGGaccctcagcctgctccatgccatgtcacagcaatgcctcagcctgctccatgccatgtcacagcaacgcctcagtctgctccatgccatgtcacagcaacgcctcagtctgctccatgccatgtcacagcaacgcctcagcctgctccatgccatgtcacagccgtgccagagcctgctccatgccacgtcacagccgtgccggagcctgctccatgccacgtcacagccgtGCCTGAGCCTACTCCATACCACGTCACAGCTACGCCTGAGCCTTCTCCATGCCACGTCACTGCCATGCCTGAGTCTGTTCCGCTCCATTTCATGGCCACATCTGAGCAGTTGGACCTGGAGATGGTTCCTGCCCTTGAACCCACCCTTAATTCTCCTGAGCAGGCAAGGGGAACTTTCAACATTCCGACCCGCCTGGACACTCCGAGCCCTGTACTCCACCTTGGCCTGTCAGTCCTTCGACATTGA